One window of the Rosa rugosa chromosome 3, drRosRugo1.1, whole genome shotgun sequence genome contains the following:
- the LOC133736780 gene encoding pseudouridine kinase — MESSAQRRLDSITRHLLLPIQSNHGLQKVVLSSNGGLKHEEAEPVVIGGMVLDIHATPSFPANPRTTTPGKVSYVLGGVARNVAECMAKLGAKPFMISALGLDMAGNLLLEHWESAGLSTEGIWKHQNIETAVVCSVLDTSGELATAVASVESIEKFLTPEWIERFRCNIRSATVVMVDANLNPSALRSSCQLAAESKIPVWFEPVSVEKSRRINSVVKYISFASPNEDELVAMANTLSGGNVFCPIERESSTSKRSNEKLFHMLKPAIWVLLENGIKIVIVTLGSDGVFLCSKGGPNLMRVGCDGIKPCNPNEIFFNTMTASCPPKPFSSLQDSERSSFLFAVHFPALPASVVRLTGAGDCLVGGTISSLCAGLDIMQSVAVGIAASKAAVESKTNVPSAFNLAAIADDARSVYSAAEVVFHQSML; from the exons ATGGAGAGCAGTGCACAGAGgcgattggattcaattacccGCCACCTCCTTCTGCCAATTCAATCCAATCATGGCCTTCAAAAG GTGGTGTTATCAAGTAATGGGGGATTGAAGCATGAAGAGGCAGAGCCAGTGGTGATAGGGGGTATGGTGTTGGACATTCATGCCACTCCTTCTTTCCCTGCAAATCCCAGAACCACTACTCCAGGCAAG GTGAGCTATGTATTAGGAGGGGTGGCAAGGAATGTTGCCGAGTGCATGGCCAAGCTGGGAGCAAAACCCTTCATGATTAGTGCCTTGGGGCTTGACATGGCAG GAAACTTATTATTGGAGCACTGGGAGTCTGCTGGGCTATCAACCGAAG GAATTTGGAAGCACCAAAATATCGAGACTGCTGTTGTTTGTAGCGTACTTGATACCAGTGGGGAGTTGGCAACTGCTGTTGCAAGTGTAGAATCTATT GAAAAATTTCTAACACCTGAGTGGATTGAGCGGTTCAGATGCAATATACGTTCTGCTACAGTGGTCATGGTTGATGCAAACTTGAACCCTTCTGCTCTAAGGTCTTCTTGCCAAT TGGCAGCAGAATCTAAAATTCCTGTGTGGTTTGAGCCGGTTTCGgtagaaaaatcaagaagaatcAATTCAGTTGTCAAGTAT ATAAGTTTTGCTTCTCCCAATGAAGATGAACTTGTTGCTATGGCAAATACTTTATCTGGTGGTAATGTGTTTTGTCCAATTGAAAGGGAAAGTAGCACAAGTAAACGTTCAAACGAAAAGTTGTTTCATATGCTGAAACCTGCCATTTGGGTTCTGCTAGAGAATGGCATCAAAATAGTTATTGTGACACTTGGTTCAGATGGAGTGTTCTTATGCTCTAAAGGAGGGCCGAACTTGATGAGAGTTGGTTGCGATGGAATCAAACCATGTAACCCGAATGAAATATTTTTCAATACTATGACTGCAAGTTGTCCTCCAAAACCATTTTCGAGTCTTCAGGATTCTGAGAGAAGCTCTTTTCTGTTTGCTGTGCATTTTCCTGCGCTTCCTGCATCAGTGGTTAGGCTTACAGGGGCTGGTGATTGTCTGGTTGGGGGAACAATTTCTTCTCTTTGTGCGGGCTTAGATATCATGCAAAGTGTAGCAGTTGGTATTGCAGCTTCCAAAGCTGCAGTTGAGTCAAAGACCAATGTCCCTTCCGCATTTAATTTGGCTGCAATTGCAG ATGATGCAAGGTCGGTATACTCAGCTGCTGAAGTTGTATTCCATCAATCAATGCTGTGA